A part of Bacillus thuringiensis genomic DNA contains:
- the phaR gene encoding polyhydroxyalkanoic acid synthase subunit PhaR produces MIDQKFDPLQAWKNAYEQTETFWGKALNETIKTEEYSAWMGSVLDLNLFYQKALNDTTKNYLEQVNVPTREDIARVATLVINLENKVDNIEEILEEKVDSLGQAPTLKRDVTKVKQDIRTLETKVDQILELLEKQNAVLAKLQVPAKEEVKPANKLENKK; encoded by the coding sequence GTGATTGATCAAAAATTCGATCCATTGCAAGCATGGAAAAATGCTTATGAACAAACCGAAACATTTTGGGGAAAAGCGCTCAATGAAACAATTAAAACAGAAGAATATTCTGCTTGGATGGGCAGCGTTCTAGATTTGAATTTGTTTTATCAAAAAGCATTAAATGATACGACAAAAAATTATTTAGAACAGGTGAATGTGCCGACGAGAGAGGATATCGCTAGAGTAGCTACGCTTGTTATCAACTTAGAAAATAAAGTTGATAACATTGAGGAAATTCTAGAAGAGAAAGTGGATTCATTAGGACAAGCTCCTACATTAAAGCGTGATGTTACGAAAGTAAAACAAGATATTCGCACGCTAGAAACGAAAGTTGATCAAATTTTAGAGTTACTAGAAAAGCAAAATGCAGTACTAGCGAAACTACAAGTACCTGCAAAAGAAGAAGTAAAGCCTGCGAATAAACTGGAAAATAAAAAATAA
- the phaP gene encoding polyhydroxyalkanoic acid inclusion protein PhaP, producing METKPYELVDAFWKNWSQSLSLFSSAGKQLEQLTLETLKQQQDALHKLTSGVDELEKELQQFTAQFNNQYTDYVKQLTGNSLNDQINEWQGKWNELSTQMHQLTVSPTKTSLSILTQTSGQFEETTKQFIEQQQLQRDEVQKQLNVFLGEFKSKQLELAKQFEENSKNLFTSIK from the coding sequence ATGGAAACTAAGCCATACGAATTAGTCGATGCATTTTGGAAAAACTGGTCTCAATCTCTTTCCCTCTTCTCTTCAGCTGGGAAACAATTAGAGCAACTTACTTTAGAAACTTTAAAACAACAACAAGACGCTTTGCATAAATTAACATCAGGAGTAGATGAACTAGAAAAAGAACTACAACAATTCACTGCTCAGTTCAATAACCAATATACAGATTACGTGAAGCAATTAACTGGAAACTCCTTAAATGATCAAATTAACGAGTGGCAAGGGAAATGGAATGAACTTTCTACTCAAATGCATCAACTTACTGTTTCTCCTACGAAAACATCTTTGTCTATTCTTACTCAAACTAGCGGTCAATTTGAAGAAACAACAAAACAATTTATTGAACAACAACAATTACAACGTGACGAGGTTCAAAAACAGCTAAATGTTTTTTTGGGAGAGTTCAAGTCCAAACAACTAGAACTCGCAAAGCAGTTCGAGGAAAACTCAAAAAATTTATTTACTTCCATCAAGTAA
- a CDS encoding acetoacetyl-CoA reductase has product MVQLNGKVAIVTGGAKGIGKAITVALAQEGAKVVINYNSSKEAAENLVNELGKEGHDVYAVQADVSKVEDANRLVEEAVNHFGKVDILVNNAGITRDRTFKKLNREDWERVIDVNLSSVFNTTSAALPYISEAEEGRIISISSIIGQAGGFGQTNYSAAKAGMLGFTKSLALELARTNVTVNAICPGFIDTEMVAEVPEEVRQKIVAKIPKKRFGQADEIAKGVVYLCRDGAYITGQQLNINGGLYM; this is encoded by the coding sequence ATGGTTCAATTAAATGGCAAAGTAGCAATCGTAACAGGTGGGGCAAAAGGAATTGGAAAAGCAATTACAGTAGCATTAGCACAAGAGGGAGCAAAAGTTGTTATTAACTATAACAGCAGTAAAGAAGCAGCTGAAAACTTAGTAAATGAATTAGGAAAAGAAGGACATGACGTTTATGCAGTTCAAGCGGATGTTTCTAAAGTAGAAGATGCAAACAGACTTGTAGAAGAAGCTGTGAATCATTTTGGTAAAGTTGATATTCTTGTTAATAATGCTGGTATTACAAGAGATCGTACATTCAAAAAATTAAATCGTGAAGATTGGGAGCGCGTAATTGACGTGAACTTAAGCAGTGTATTCAATACGACAAGCGCAGCACTTCCATACATATCGGAAGCAGAAGAAGGAAGAATCATTAGTATTTCTTCTATTATTGGCCAAGCTGGTGGATTTGGACAAACAAATTACTCAGCAGCAAAAGCGGGTATGTTAGGATTTACAAAATCATTAGCGTTAGAACTTGCAAGAACAAATGTAACTGTAAACGCAATTTGCCCAGGATTTATTGATACTGAAATGGTAGCAGAAGTACCAGAAGAAGTGCGTCAAAAAATCGTTGCGAAAATCCCGAAAAAACGTTTTGGTCAAGCTGATGAAATTGCAAAAGGTGTAGTATATCTATGCCGTGACGGTGCGTATATCACAGGTCAGCAATTAAACATTAACGGCGGATTATACATGTAA
- a CDS encoding formate/nitrite transporter family protein has protein sequence MLEQGLDYVVKLAKSKKQMLDTNPMQYFIRAALAGIYIGFIIVLCFKLGNFFHIADSPATYLAASMFFGIALVLIIYGGAELFTGNTMYFTVATLRKETTISDTLRNWVACYAGNLAGALFFALLFYATGIFEAIDHGHFMNKVVEGKMNTPTMQLFFKAILCNWLVCLACFLPSQVKGDTAKILMMMMLVFTFFLSGYEHSIANLSLFALSLLSPHPDTITFAGAIHNLIPVTIGNIIGGSVFVGMVYHYLTKKAPDVKQEETELVAAQTEEIIPLQAHMKH, from the coding sequence ATGCTAGAACAAGGATTAGATTATGTTGTCAAACTGGCTAAGAGCAAAAAACAAATGCTAGATACAAACCCGATGCAATATTTCATTCGTGCCGCACTTGCGGGTATTTATATCGGTTTTATTATTGTACTATGTTTTAAATTAGGTAACTTTTTTCACATTGCAGATTCACCAGCAACTTATTTAGCTGCTTCTATGTTTTTCGGAATTGCTCTCGTTCTTATTATATATGGTGGCGCTGAATTGTTTACTGGAAACACAATGTATTTCACTGTAGCAACTTTAAGAAAAGAAACAACTATTTCTGATACACTTCGCAACTGGGTTGCTTGTTATGCGGGTAACTTAGCTGGCGCTTTATTCTTTGCCTTACTATTTTACGCAACTGGCATTTTCGAAGCCATTGATCACGGTCATTTCATGAATAAAGTTGTTGAAGGAAAGATGAATACACCTACAATGCAATTATTCTTTAAAGCGATTTTATGTAACTGGCTCGTATGTCTTGCTTGCTTCTTACCTTCTCAAGTGAAAGGTGACACAGCCAAAATACTAATGATGATGATGCTCGTTTTCACTTTCTTTTTATCTGGTTATGAGCATAGTATCGCAAACTTATCATTGTTTGCCTTATCTTTATTATCACCACATCCTGATACAATTACTTTCGCGGGCGCTATTCACAACTTAATTCCAGTTACAATCGGTAACATTATTGGCGGATCTGTATTTGTTGGCATGGTATATCATTACTTAACAAAGAAAGCACCTGATGTTAAACAGGAAGAGACTGAATTAGTAGCCGCTCAAACAGAGGAAATCATTCCTTTACAAGCTCATATGAAACATTAA
- a CDS encoding TerC family protein produces MDVSLLLEYGWVLLILIALEGILAADNALVLAIMVKHLPEEKRKKALFYGLAGAFVFRFGSLFMISFLVDVWQVQAIGAIYLMFIAGNHLFKTYVKKNTDEEAEEKEAKKKQENFWWTVFKVEVADIAFAVDSILAAVALAMTLPKTGLGTVGSLDTGQFVVIFVGGLIGLIIMRFAATAFVQILKRKPGLETAAFLIVGWVGVKLAVYTLAHPALNVIPHSFPESTPWKLTFWIVLVGIAVGGWFFSKEVEVKVEKNLDEKAL; encoded by the coding sequence ATGGATGTATCATTATTATTGGAGTATGGTTGGGTATTACTCATCCTAATTGCACTTGAAGGGATTTTAGCGGCTGATAACGCTCTTGTTCTTGCAATTATGGTAAAACATTTACCAGAAGAAAAACGAAAGAAAGCACTATTTTATGGATTAGCGGGGGCATTTGTTTTCCGATTCGGATCGTTATTTATGATCTCGTTCTTAGTCGATGTATGGCAAGTGCAAGCAATTGGTGCCATTTACCTTATGTTTATCGCTGGTAATCACTTATTTAAAACGTATGTTAAAAAGAATACGGATGAAGAAGCAGAAGAAAAAGAAGCAAAGAAAAAACAAGAGAATTTTTGGTGGACTGTATTTAAAGTTGAGGTTGCTGATATCGCCTTCGCGGTTGATTCAATTTTAGCTGCTGTTGCATTAGCAATGACTTTACCAAAAACAGGATTAGGTACAGTTGGTAGTCTTGATACTGGGCAATTCGTTGTTATCTTTGTAGGTGGACTTATCGGATTAATCATTATGCGATTTGCAGCAACTGCTTTCGTACAAATCTTAAAACGTAAACCAGGACTTGAAACTGCAGCATTCTTAATTGTAGGTTGGGTTGGTGTGAAGTTAGCAGTCTATACATTAGCACACCCTGCATTAAATGTAATTCCGCATTCATTCCCAGAATCTACACCATGGAAACTTACATTCTGGATTGTATTAGTTGGAATCGCAGTTGGCGGTTGGTTCTTCTCGAAAGAAGTAGAAGTAAAAGTAGAAAAGAATTTAGACGAAAAAGCGCTGTAA
- a CDS encoding alpha/beta-type small acid-soluble spore protein, with translation MVKTNKLLVPGAEQALEQFKYEIAQEFGVSLGSNTASRSNGSVGGEVTKRLVALAQQQLRG, from the coding sequence ATGGTAAAAACAAACAAATTACTAGTTCCAGGTGCAGAACAAGCGCTTGAACAATTTAAATATGAAATCGCACAAGAATTCGGTGTTAGCTTAGGTTCTAATACAGCATCTCGTTCTAACGGTTCAGTTGGCGGTGAAGTAACGAAACGACTTGTTGCTTTAGCTCAACAACAATTACGTGGATAA
- the phaQ gene encoding poly-beta-hydroxybutyrate-responsive repressor has protein sequence MLHNEPEHPESLEKNQAKQPNSMPKNFLVPFLLLCLKDWSLHGYKLIQMLMDIGFSSVDQGNVYRTLRKLEKENLISSTWDTSEGGPAKRIYSLTEYGEQYLTTCATSFEHYQNMLRTFFTLYTNAFFPFSTSPEKDEKDSSSSPGGTAE, from the coding sequence ATGCTACATAATGAACCAGAACACCCAGAAAGTTTGGAAAAAAACCAAGCGAAACAACCAAACTCCATGCCAAAAAACTTCTTAGTTCCTTTCTTACTTCTCTGTCTAAAAGACTGGAGTCTTCATGGTTACAAACTCATTCAAATGCTAATGGACATCGGCTTTTCTTCTGTTGACCAAGGTAATGTGTATAGAACACTACGCAAATTAGAAAAGGAAAACCTTATTTCTTCTACTTGGGATACAAGCGAAGGCGGGCCAGCGAAACGAATTTATTCTTTAACAGAATATGGAGAGCAATATTTAACAACATGTGCGACTTCTTTTGAACATTATCAAAATATGTTGCGGACGTTCTTTACGTTATACACCAATGCATTCTTTCCATTTTCTACTTCTCCAGAAAAGGATGAAAAGGATTCTTCATCTTCACCTGGTGGTACAGCAGAGTAA
- a CDS encoding TrkH family potassium uptake protein: MRDIKKFLQKLRPVQLIVLFYLLAVVVSVILLSFPFVTKSGVKWTFIDALFTSVSAVSVTGLSVVTISDTFTTAGIIMLALILQLGGLGIMALGTFVWIITGKKIGLQRRRLIMADHNQGNLSGLVELMRSILIVIISIELIGAILLGTRFLLYFPTWQEAYFHGFFAAVSATTNGGFDLTGQSLIPYKKDYIVQMIHMLLIILGAIGFPVLMEVKQFLSKRRQQLFRFSLFTKLTTTTFFALVVVGTIMIFLLERNHFLAGKSWHETVFYTLFQSVTTRSGGLATMDILELSQPTLLFMSILMFIGASPSSVGGGIRTTTFAVSILSLYTFARGGRTVRVFKRQLHEEDVLKASVVMTMGILLCATALFILSITENVPLMSLIVEVCSAFGTTGLSTGITPDLTTVGKLVLIVLMFIGRVGILTFILASGGREQPPRYKYPKERIIIG, translated from the coding sequence ATGAGAGATATAAAAAAGTTTTTACAAAAATTACGTCCTGTACAACTCATTGTTTTGTTTTATTTATTAGCAGTAGTTGTATCGGTGATATTGCTTAGTTTCCCGTTTGTTACGAAGTCTGGTGTGAAATGGACATTTATCGATGCCCTCTTTACATCTGTTAGTGCGGTAAGTGTTACGGGACTGTCTGTTGTTACGATTTCAGATACATTTACTACGGCAGGAATTATTATGTTAGCCCTTATTTTACAATTAGGCGGCTTAGGAATTATGGCACTTGGTACATTCGTTTGGATTATAACGGGAAAAAAGATCGGTTTGCAGAGAAGAAGACTTATTATGGCAGACCATAATCAAGGGAATTTATCAGGCCTTGTAGAATTGATGCGTTCTATTTTAATTGTAATTATTTCGATAGAACTTATTGGAGCAATATTATTAGGTACAAGATTCTTACTTTACTTTCCAACTTGGCAAGAAGCTTATTTTCATGGTTTCTTTGCGGCAGTTAGTGCAACTACGAACGGCGGATTTGATTTAACAGGACAATCGCTAATTCCGTATAAAAAAGATTACATTGTTCAAATGATTCATATGTTACTTATTATTTTAGGAGCGATTGGTTTCCCTGTATTAATGGAAGTGAAACAATTCCTTAGTAAAAGGAGACAGCAATTATTTCGTTTTTCGTTATTTACAAAATTGACGACAACAACATTTTTTGCGCTCGTTGTCGTTGGAACAATCATGATTTTTTTACTAGAACGAAATCATTTTTTAGCAGGAAAGTCATGGCATGAAACAGTTTTCTATACATTATTCCAATCTGTGACGACGCGAAGTGGTGGACTTGCTACAATGGATATACTTGAATTGTCACAACCGACGCTTTTATTTATGAGTATATTAATGTTTATAGGAGCATCTCCAAGTTCGGTTGGGGGCGGAATACGTACAACAACATTTGCTGTTAGCATATTATCACTATACACTTTTGCAAGAGGCGGGAGAACAGTTAGAGTCTTCAAACGTCAGCTACATGAAGAGGACGTGCTGAAAGCATCTGTCGTTATGACGATGGGGATTTTATTATGTGCCACAGCGCTATTTATTTTATCTATTACGGAAAACGTACCGCTTATGAGTTTAATTGTTGAAGTATGTTCGGCTTTCGGGACGACAGGCCTATCGACAGGTATTACGCCAGATTTAACAACGGTTGGTAAACTTGTACTCATTGTACTTATGTTTATCGGGCGTGTCGGTATTTTAACATTTATACTAGCTAGTGGTGGAAGAGAACAGCCACCTCGCTATAAATACCCGAAAGAGAGAATTATTATTGGATAG
- a CDS encoding MaoC family dehydratase: MNPFQEAQTVPELRYDEIQVGDQASLTKTITDEDVINFAKLTGDVNPIHILDSFAKTTMFKERIAHGMLVSSFISTILGTKLPGKNTIYLSQNVSFRAPVKIGDTLRVVAEVIKKRDDKKIITLQTNIYNQSGDIVVEGTATILKKE; this comes from the coding sequence ATGAATCCATTTCAAGAAGCACAAACTGTTCCGGAGCTTCGTTATGATGAGATTCAAGTCGGTGATCAAGCATCCCTTACAAAAACTATTACGGATGAGGACGTTATTAATTTTGCAAAATTAACTGGAGATGTGAATCCTATTCATATTTTAGATTCTTTTGCAAAAACGACAATGTTTAAAGAACGTATTGCTCATGGCATGCTCGTTTCCAGTTTCATTTCGACGATTCTTGGAACGAAACTTCCTGGCAAAAACACGATTTATTTATCTCAAAACGTTTCATTCCGTGCTCCTGTCAAAATTGGTGATACACTTCGCGTTGTGGCAGAAGTCATTAAAAAACGAGACGATAAAAAAATCATTACGTTGCAAACAAACATATATAATCAATCCGGTGATATTGTCGTGGAAGGTACAGCGACAATACTGAAAAAAGAGTAG
- a CDS encoding TrkH family potassium uptake protein: MKRINISMSPPRVLTLSFIMLSIIGTCLLKLPIATTTSISWLDALFTTVSACTVTGLGVVDTGKVFTLFGQCVILTLIQVGGLGIMSFAVLIAIMLGRKIGLQNRILLQQALNQTNIGGVIRLAKALFLFSFTVECIATLILSFEWVPKYGIAKGIYYSFFHSISAFNNAGFSVWSDNLMSHSHSILVNLVISSLIILGGIGFTVIVDIKRKKNFKNLTLHSKLMLSSTLIVNIIATIFIFIFEFHNSLSMRGFTPFEEGMAAYFQAVSTRTAGFNTIDISALSKPSLLLMMLLMFIGAGSASTGGGIKLTTFLIMFFGVFKFLQEQDDIVVFKKSIKDTLIVKALTITIISISFIFFAILILSITERVPLLMSAFEVFSAFGTVGLSMNFTPHLTMIGKAIIIFMMFFGKMGPLTLAFSFARKKNRKIKYPNEDILTG, translated from the coding sequence ATGAAACGGATTAATATTAGCATGAGTCCTCCCCGTGTTCTTACTTTGTCTTTTATTATGTTATCAATTATCGGTACATGCTTATTAAAGCTACCAATTGCTACAACAACGTCTATTTCATGGCTCGATGCTTTATTTACAACCGTTTCTGCTTGTACGGTTACAGGGCTTGGTGTTGTAGACACAGGAAAAGTATTTACCTTATTTGGCCAATGTGTCATTTTAACGCTTATACAAGTGGGCGGACTTGGCATTATGAGCTTTGCCGTTTTAATTGCGATTATGCTCGGCAGAAAAATTGGTCTTCAAAACCGAATTTTGTTACAACAAGCGTTAAATCAAACAAACATTGGTGGCGTCATTCGTCTTGCCAAAGCATTATTTTTATTCTCTTTTACAGTCGAATGTATCGCTACTTTGATTCTTTCTTTTGAATGGGTACCAAAATACGGGATTGCTAAAGGGATCTATTATAGCTTTTTTCATTCGATCTCTGCTTTTAACAATGCTGGTTTTTCTGTGTGGAGCGATAATTTAATGTCCCATTCTCATAGCATTCTTGTCAATCTCGTTATTTCCTCCCTCATTATTTTAGGTGGGATTGGTTTTACAGTAATCGTAGATATAAAAAGAAAGAAAAATTTTAAAAACCTTACACTACACTCAAAACTTATGCTCTCTTCTACTCTAATCGTCAATATTATTGCGACTATTTTTATTTTTATATTCGAGTTCCACAATTCCCTTTCTATGAGAGGCTTTACCCCATTTGAAGAAGGCATGGCCGCTTATTTCCAGGCGGTTTCAACTCGTACTGCCGGGTTTAATACAATTGATATTTCTGCATTATCAAAGCCTTCCCTACTATTAATGATGCTCCTTATGTTTATTGGCGCTGGTAGTGCTTCAACTGGTGGTGGAATTAAGTTAACAACATTTTTAATCATGTTTTTTGGGGTATTTAAATTTTTACAAGAACAAGATGATATTGTCGTGTTTAAAAAATCTATTAAAGATACTCTCATTGTCAAAGCATTGACCATCACTATTATTTCCATTTCATTTATCTTTTTTGCTATTTTAATTTTAAGTATTACTGAGCGAGTTCCTCTATTGATGAGTGCTTTCGAAGTATTTTCAGCATTTGGGACTGTCGGTCTCAGTATGAATTTCACACCACACTTAACTATGATTGGAAAAGCTATTATCATCTTTATGATGTTTTTTGGGAAAATGGGACCTTTAACATTGGCTTTTTCATTTGCACGTAAAAAGAACCGAAAAATAAAATATCCGAATGAAGATATTTTAACAGGTTGA
- the phaC gene encoding class III poly(R)-hydroxyalkanoic acid synthase subunit PhaC, producing the protein MTTFVTEWEKQLELYPEEYRKAYRRVKRASEVLLREPEPQVGLTPKEVIWTKNKTKLYRYIPKQEKTQRVPILLIYALINKPYIMDLTPGNSLVEYLVDRGFDVYMLDWGTFGLEDSHLKFDDFVFDYIAKAVKKVMRTAKSDEISLLGYCMGGTLTSIYAALHPHMPIRNLIFMTSPFDFSETGLYGPLLDEKYFNLDKAVDTFGNIPPEMIDFGNKMLKPITNFVGPYVALLDRSENERFVESWKLVQKWVGDGIPFPGESYRQWIRDFYQNNKLVKGELVIRGQKVDLANIKANVLNISAKRDHIALPCQVEALLDHISSTDKQYVCLPTGHMSIVYGGTAVKQTYPTVGNWLEERSN; encoded by the coding sequence ATGACTACATTCGTAACGGAATGGGAAAAACAATTGGAGTTGTACCCAGAAGAATATCGTAAAGCATATCGCCGTGTGAAAAGAGCGAGCGAAGTTTTATTACGCGAACCAGAACCACAAGTTGGTTTAACACCAAAAGAAGTTATTTGGACGAAGAATAAAACGAAGCTGTATCGTTACATTCCAAAACAAGAAAAAACACAGAGAGTTCCAATCCTATTAATATACGCGCTTATTAATAAACCGTATATTATGGATTTAACTCCAGGAAATAGTTTAGTGGAATATTTAGTAGATCGTGGTTTTGATGTGTATATGCTTGATTGGGGCACATTTGGTTTAGAAGATAGTCATTTGAAATTTGATGATTTCGTGTTCGATTATATTGCAAAAGCAGTGAAGAAAGTAATGAGAACTGCGAAATCGGACGAGATTTCTTTACTTGGTTATTGCATGGGTGGAACGCTAACTTCTATTTATGCGGCACTTCATCCGCACATGCCGATTCGCAACTTAATCTTTATGACAAGTCCTTTTGATTTCTCTGAAACAGGATTATACGGTCCTTTATTAGATGAGAAATATTTCAATTTAGATAAAGCGGTTGATACATTCGGAAATATTCCGCCAGAAATGATTGATTTCGGAAATAAGATGTTAAAACCAATCACAAACTTTGTCGGTCCATATGTCGCTTTACTCGATCGTTCAGAAAATGAGCGCTTCGTCGAAAGCTGGAAATTAGTTCAAAAGTGGGTGGGTGACGGTATTCCATTCCCAGGTGAATCGTATAGACAATGGATTCGAGATTTTTATCAAAATAATAAATTAGTGAAAGGTGAACTCGTTATTCGCGGACAAAAGGTAGACCTTGCAAATATTAAGGCAAATGTCTTAAATATTTCTGCGAAACGTGATCATATCGCTTTGCCATGCCAAGTAGAAGCTTTGCTAGATCATATTTCTAGCACAGATAAACAATATGTATGCTTACCAACGGGACATATGTCGATCGTTTACGGTGGAACAGCGGTAAAACAAACATATCCGACGGTTGGAAATTGGCTGGAGGAGCGTTCTAATTAA
- a CDS encoding NAD(P)/FAD-dependent oxidoreductase: MKLMTGKLFWNTGVSMPCYPSLENDMICDVLVVGSGEAGAHIAYSLAKIGMRVTLIEKRAIACGSTAANTGLLQFLHDKSLTSLIHTFGEKKGVRAYKLCYEALRTMEQVIPTLDIDPQFIPRSSLYYASRNEDVSFLQEEYNTLRHYGFPVEYFTDSHMKKKYSFIKQAALYTHGDAEVNPYLLAHSLLHKANQMGATILEYTEAIHIKKCQNDLICYTKTGNQIVAKNIIMATGYEALFGKKEKNTTVETSYAVVTNKVDSFEGWHEQSLIWETARPYLYFRTYQNRIVVGGLDEAMQIQTIGDTKLLHKRDILINIVKEMFPQYKNIQAEYYWAAAFGGSHDGLPILKEDKKIHNLFYALPYGGNGTVYGMVFAKLFEQLFTNKESKDFSLFNR; the protein is encoded by the coding sequence ATGAAACTTATGACTGGTAAGTTGTTTTGGAATACAGGAGTTTCTATGCCTTGTTATCCATCATTAGAAAATGATATGATATGTGATGTGCTTGTAGTCGGAAGCGGAGAAGCAGGTGCTCATATAGCGTATTCGTTAGCGAAAATTGGAATGCGTGTTACGCTCATTGAAAAAAGAGCAATCGCCTGTGGTAGCACAGCTGCTAATACAGGTTTACTACAATTTCTTCATGATAAATCATTAACTTCACTTATTCATACATTTGGTGAAAAAAAAGGGGTACGAGCATATAAGCTTTGTTACGAAGCGTTACGAACAATGGAGCAAGTTATACCGACTCTCGATATTGATCCCCAGTTTATTCCGCGAAGTAGTTTGTATTATGCAAGTAGAAATGAGGATGTATCATTTTTACAAGAAGAATATAATACGTTACGCCATTATGGATTCCCGGTTGAATATTTTACCGATTCACATATGAAGAAGAAGTATTCATTTATAAAACAAGCAGCGTTATATACGCATGGTGATGCCGAGGTGAATCCGTATTTATTAGCGCATAGCCTTTTGCATAAAGCAAATCAAATGGGAGCTACTATACTTGAGTATACAGAGGCCATACATATAAAAAAATGCCAAAATGATTTAATTTGTTATACGAAAACAGGAAATCAAATTGTAGCAAAGAATATTATTATGGCGACAGGTTATGAAGCACTTTTCGGAAAGAAAGAAAAAAATACAACAGTGGAAACATCATATGCAGTTGTGACAAATAAGGTAGATTCATTTGAAGGCTGGCATGAACAATCATTAATTTGGGAAACAGCACGGCCTTACTTATATTTTCGAACGTATCAAAATCGTATTGTTGTGGGCGGATTAGATGAAGCGATGCAAATTCAAACAATTGGTGATACGAAATTATTGCATAAGCGTGATATCCTTATTAACATTGTAAAAGAGATGTTCCCGCAGTATAAGAATATACAGGCAGAGTACTATTGGGCGGCAGCATTTGGTGGTAGTCATGATGGTCTCCCTATTTTAAAAGAAGACAAAAAGATACATAATTTATTTTACGCATTGCCGTATGGAGGTAATGGAACTGTGTATGGAATGGTATTTGCCAAATTATTTGAGCAGTTATTTACAAATAAAGAAAGTAAAGATTTTTCTTTATTTAATCGATAG
- a CDS encoding DUF3905 domain-containing protein has protein sequence MKKKDKIQSPILDETLPHQMNFPSFKGTGKKMQQPFINQYDVVIGDSKYDSENSPLHNWSDEVDPAIMAGEEWIHPTNDIGWISEENQELLKKEVTNKKDAFMHPQFGIND, from the coding sequence TTGAAGAAGAAAGATAAAATTCAGTCACCAATTTTAGATGAAACGCTCCCGCATCAAATGAATTTCCCATCCTTTAAAGGAACAGGGAAGAAGATGCAACAACCTTTCATAAATCAATATGACGTCGTAATCGGAGACAGTAAATATGATTCCGAGAATAGTCCACTTCACAATTGGAGTGATGAAGTAGATCCTGCCATTATGGCTGGAGAAGAATGGATCCATCCTACAAATGATATTGGGTGGATTTCAGAAGAAAATCAAGAGTTGCTAAAAAAAGAAGTAACTAATAAGAAGGATGCTTTTATGCATCCGCAATTTGGCATTAACGACTAA